taaatgtatctcgtttttgacatgaacggcctttcataATATACGGACATGACAAATAACGATGTTGTTCAGAAGTCAGATATTGGTTCAAAATTCACGACCTTTGCGAAAAATAATAATGTGGGTGTATATTTTGTGGTATCAGTATAGTTTAACTGAATGAAAACagattaattttaaaatgttaagaAGTAACTGATCATGATTAGGTTGGGGAAAACCGACAACTTGCGTATGATACATGAATTTGTGTATTATACGCCAGTTCGAGTATGGATTTGTTAATTAAAATAGACAAAATTGATTAaacagtaaattttgaaatatttgatttaatggCAATTTGATTGATGACAaggtaaataatattttactcaaatatgtttattgaaAGCGTTGTGATTGTCTAAAGAAACTTGATATTACATTACCAGAAGTATTGCATCAATTTTTGGTACTTCCCAACgttcaaacaaaaaatcataaCAGTGATTTTGGCTATATTTAGTCACAAAACTATGTCGtactcgttttataaaataataacatacaaGAGTACATACTCTTctatgttatattttttaaaacgagtcaggcacctgcGGCCGTATTATACGTATACGCAATCGCGAGTTTCCCTAACCTGATAACCTCCAATCAATGTCTGGATTATCCAAAACACATCTTACCCGGATATTCCTACAATCAATTTTCTAATATGGTCTCCAGACATCGTGCACGTGTTCTCCAAGATGCGCAACAGATGTAAAAGTACATGTAGGCTAGACTGCTGCTTCATACACTGATAAATAGGCCGATTATTTCTCACAAAACTATGTTCTTTCAATTAATATGCATCATGCTATTTACTTTCTTGAAAGTCTACTTTATCATCTTCATCTGGACCTGTATCCGAGCCGTTTTCCTCGTTTTCGAAATGCTGAGGATTGACGTTAATGCGGTCCAGAAAAGCGGAAAGAAGACGTTTATTTAGATGGTCTGTTTGAGTTATTTTTCGCTCTGATGTTTCTTCTGTCTCGGCTGTGTCCTTTTCCTCTACAGAAACTTTTTGTAGGTCGTTTTTCAATTCAGTAACCGCCTCTTGGTCGTTCGGCCTTTCATTGTCGGCCATACTGGTTTAGAGAAATATTAATTTTCGCAATAAAGAGAAAAATCGGAACGCATAAAATTAATTTTGCTGTCTTAAAAAACATATTGACGGGTTTTAGATGAGGCGAAAATAAAATTATCcctttgtattattttttattctaaacGCAATAAAACTGGTGCTAGATTACTAGATAAACAACGAAATAAGTAAAAGTAGATTTTCGATTGATTTTAAAGTCAAGATTGCACAACCGGAAGTGATTTACCGGAAGTTACATATTACAGCCGAAATCGAAACAACAAACTATAGCTAACATATTTCGTTTTTAGGAGTTTATGTAATTGATACAGAACGACTGTATTGGCAGTTTGATTATTGAGTCTTGGAAGTTCCGACTTAACAACAGGTTATGTAAGTGTATAATTTTAGACGATCGATTTCAGACAAATTAAAGACATTGCTATGTCTGTTGAACAGGTTTTAGGGGATTTCCGAtttagaacgaatattcataccctgcctacactgctctccgacgacgaccatctgtcaggaattgtccgtccgtcgtccagagctacgttatcgcagctagttCTAATTCAGTACATAGCAATGCCAAAACTGAAAAACGCACATATGTCATTTGTTCtatattcaattcatttatCTGTTTTCGTTCCTATAAGGCATGTGCACATTAAGAAAAGACTGTTAGCTACCTGATAGACGTTCTCGCTTGTCATGCGGGCCGCCATCCCCATATACGTCTAACTAATTACAGGATTTTTACTTTTTTAGTGTTTTTCTTATTTGGTTAGGGTATTTCTACCTAAACGGACCAAAATTGACTCGGAattaccgaaaccagggacatatatatcttattatacgtccctgcCGAAACAGAGAAAAATGAGGCTTAAATtagcattattttcagagaacggaacgaaatacatttgtatatgttctACAATGCCCAACTGTATGTATCATATTACAggtttaatttttatttgactgaaaagtatttaaaataaatgttttaatcatTTGCGATAtgcggcccgattgtcgtcagagttgaattaccgaaatggcagataatgaaattgaaatagatattttttatgaGATAATGGTTCTTATTAGCTGATTCCTCAAAATGGCATATCTGTGGCATACGTTGTAGCGGAACTGGATCATCGGCGACCagttagctcagtcggtagagcatCTGACCAGTgttcagaggtcctgggttcgaaccccgtTCTCGCCATGCATTTTGCCGCACGTACTACCTTTGGTGCCGTGATCATGACccaaccttgtttcaagtgtggtgaatacttgacaaggggatacctgaacctgggttgtgagttgttaaggctagtgttcggaggtcccgggtacAAACACTTGTCTGGCTGTGCATTTCTCCACTTCTACTTCTACATGATATTGACTAGCCCCTGTGGACAGACATCTGGCATTGTAAGAAACGCATGCCCAAGTTTCAGCAACTTTCCTTAGTGtaaggaaattccttaacttaagtACATTGTTTCTTAATAAAGCAGTCACATACGTTAATCTGCCAaacatatttggattttttttgaAGTGATGAAACATGTTGCCTTTTGGCAATCTGCAGCAACTATGATTTTTACAAATTCTAAGGCAGCTGTAAAGTGCTTGAAAGGCATATGTGCAGTAATGCGGAGGCCAACTcaatttgcactcttctccttctagaataaAACTTCCGGTCACTTGATTTGTAGCTTCTGCTTCTGGcagatcttctacctcttccgtctcgaaactggaagatttatcttccaagatggcggcgaccatgtttaaGTGTGCGACATGCAGATCtcgagtgatgagtttcactaaaGAAGGATTTATGTCGCATACATGTACAGGtttgtgttacagtgtttgaaacttgaaaacttgtttgttttagGTTATGTTCTTCCGGCTTACttgatttacatataacagAATGCTATCTTCtgagaaggcttctcttcttagAAGGGTGCAAATTGAGTTGGCCTCAGGCCTGAGATCATATGATGACCATGTGTCCAGGCTGATACTGCCGTTGCACACCTGCGCGAATGACAAATTTGAGGCCAGTTTACAGCCAATGTATGATCACTGTGGAACAACTATAACTACAGCATGACATATTCTATGATGACTATATATAGAAATTATAGCTCCAAGTTATGATTCTAATTATACAACGATCACTACGGCCTGTAAAAttaatacactgtacagtaacccTGTGACCACCACAAGTATCTCTCAATTTATTTCAGGGATCTGCAACTTCTGTATCATATAGCTAGATCAGATGTAATGGGCTGTCACTAAATAAAGGGGTGGAAGAAAATGTTTTAGAAAAATGTGCTTTATTCTGATTGTTGGATAACACCTAACTGTATTCTGATCTGTATGAAGGGAGGTAAACCTCATATCACtaatttcaaatgaataattattatttacatataataaCAAACCAGAAATAATAGATCACAGTCCATATTGACTGAATCTTGGATTGTTGTATCCAGTTTACTATACCCTAACTATAGGGATCATCTCAGATGGTTAAAATGCAAACTTGTATTCTAATTTGTATAGAATATTCATCTTAATTTTACCTCAAAATGAGCATGACTGATATATCTAAGGCATAAAGTTACATAATCATGATcaataaacttaaaatttaaaGGTTGCATGGGGAACAGTTCTCTCATGTGGTCACCTGTACTTTTTTATATAAGTAATTAAAGGAAAATTTCAGTTTTATGATATTTCAGACCCCCACATCAACATGGCAATGCTTTCCATCTGTCTGTTAACACTTTCGATTAATAAGATATATCGTACaagtaaattttttttaaaacaataatttgcAGATTTGATTTTTAAGACCATTGAAGATGCCGAAGAAATTCAAAGGAGAAAATTCCAAGGCTGTTGAAGCAAAAGCAAGGAAAGCAGCTGTCCAGCATGCCGAGAAAGAGAAAAGAGAACAAGCTCTGGAAGATGCATATTGGAAAGACGATGATAAACATAACGCAAAAAAAACGCAACGGAAGGTTAGAAATAAATTTAGACCCATAGCAAGAATCTTTCTCCTGGCTTGATCTGAGGTTGTATTAGCTCTTAACATAAAAAGGACATTTTTTGCTGTCTGATCCGAGACTTGCAGAAGATTAaacatttaagttttttttctgatggtGAAATTTTTTTCTGTCGTAGACCTTACTCCATAAGCTGTAGAATATCCTTTGTATGCACCATTTCCCCAGAATGAAACAATGAGGTGCATTGAACCCTCGGTCCAACATTAAATTTTGAGTCTGATGTGGAACaaaaatggccaacaggcagccatctttgattttgatagttgaagtttgttaattCCAGGGTTTGCATTGAAGCCATCCCAATAGCCTTTTAAGcatagaaaattaaaaagacCCCATTTTTTCTGGAAGATgattcaaattattcacaagGACCCCATTTTATCTGAAAAGGACCCTATTTATGAAATATGCAGCGCAAACCCTGATTACTATATATCTTGAGAAGAACAGGAAGGGTATTCCTCAAACTTaatatgttggttccccttaATCCATAtttgtgcccattcaattttgtgTCTGATCAGAAAAATTAAATTGGCAACAGGCAGCTTtcatggattttgacatttgaaattaGTTATTACCTTGTCATGACAAGGACTGAAACAATGTTTCTGAAACTTGATATGTTGGTTCgcctgtctatatatagttgTGCCCTTTTAATTTTTAGCTTGATCATAATCAGGAAAACAAGAACGCCAACAGACAGTCTggatctttgattttgacatttgaagtttctTGTGGCTATTTCCTGGACACCTTTTTATGACTTTCTTAAGTTTCATATATATAGGTTCTCCATAAGTCTCAGGTTTTAATTTTGACACtgattgtaaaaataaaattgacaaCAGGTGGCCATTCTTGATTTTGATGGTTGAAATTTAGTATTGCTGTTTCTTGAAAAGCTGACTGGCaggatatttctgaaacttcatactggtatatataaatgttcatgGACTTAATTTATGCCTGTACAATTTCAAGACTGATTGGAAAAAAACTTCTTGTTATGTGAATACTACATGTAAGTGTTGATGGAAGAGTAAAGAGGagaaaagtacatgtacagaaaaGTTCAACCTTAcacttacatagaaccaataataTACAGTGGTGGGCCAAAAAGATCTCTGGTTTTTAGCCTCTtcatgcttatgatatatacaatgtagttgtgTTTCCGTGAATGGCACAAATTTCGATTTTATTATTTTGccaaagttattgcccttatgTTTATCATGCTTTGATATGAACTTGTACATTCTCAGTGGCATTTTGACTAGACAGTCTTGTATTTCAGTATTTATATTCTGTTGATACAATGAATATATAATGCATTATTTTTTGGCATGAGATATGCataaatcattataattgtTCCACACTGGCAGACACCACAGCATTTGGGAGGCATGAATAAATCATCTTATTTAATTAGTACTCACTGGTATTTTGTGCAAATTTATATCCTGATGATCAACAGAAATATAATCATTGTTTAGcaaatttctataaatactaagtGCTTAATTTGATCTTCACTCCATGAAATAGATCAATCAGATGATAAGGTATTCACAGTGGATGAATAAATAGCAACATGTAATtacaacaaataaaatgtgTGAGACATTTGGGAGTAAAATATTATACTATGATGTTATATTCAGGatgacaaagaaaagaaaagactGGAGCAGCTGGATAGGAAAAAAGAATTACAAAGACTTCACGATGAAGAAATGAATAGCATCAAGTCAAAGGCTTCCACAGGAGGGAGTTCAAAGGTCACTCAGTCTCAGATACAGAACCAGATTGCAATGGAAAAGAGATTGGCACAAGGTAAGTTTGAAGTGTGGAAGTTTTGGTTTGTAAAGTTGAAAAGAAAGTACAGATAAAATATAGTTACTGTTagtatttatatagacaataattaatttatttacaattaataacatatacatgtacatagatattGTGTATAACTTACATGGCATGGTAGGCCTATAGTCAGAGCTATAGCCAAGTTGTTGACGTTCTGGTTTTTCTCATTGTTGGTTTCTTAAGATCACTATACAcaagttacatgtattattgcTTAAAATCAGAGGAAATAATTTTTCTCCTGCCCCAAAAATTACAGTAACTCAGGTGGAGTTGAGAATGGTTAGAGATGTTGTTTTTTAGTTCACCTGTCCTGCCCAGCCCATGGACttcttgttttctttcttcATGACATGCTCATGCAATGTTCAAAATCAGCTGTCCATCTTTGGAATTAAAAATTAAGGCTACAAAGTTCCTTTACATTAACATTTTCCAAATATTACACCACTTATAGACAAGAGTCAATATGTGACTGGAGGTCTTCACAGTCCTACTGGTTAATTACTGAATTTACCACCATCTGTATAAGAGAAGGATTTGGAAACTTTTTACAACAGAAAAAATCATTTATGGAAATAAGAAAAAGTACACCCTGACATGATATTACTGTTTCTGAACATTGAAAACCATTCACATGTGGTAATGTCTTCTCATCTAATTATACTCCATGCATGGGGTATCAGCTCTACTATGAAGGCATATTTTGTGACACTTATATTATAATTAGTGACACTACTGGTATTTGCTAATATGAAAAGTGGACTTGTGAACATTTTGAATTGATAGAAAAGTCATAGTACACTTTCCTAGGACTATTTGTTCTGGTCAGATTATCCTAAGAATATTATTACCATTATatctcatacaaatgtattttacaaatgatgtTTTAATTCATGTTTATAAACTCATTAAATAAGCGACGGCAACTAAAGGTAATGCTTTGCCAGATGAGGTGCCGATTGAGGAAAATGTCAACCGACTGCTCCCAACAGAAGGAGAAGCTCGTAGTGTAGAAGATGCTCTTTCAGTACTCAGGTAAGTAAAGCTCGCAGTGTAGAAGATACTCTTTCTGTACTCAGGTAAGTATCAAACCAGTAAGATAAAGACTTGGTAAAACCTAAATTGACTGGACTAAGCTGACATGTACGATGATGTAACAATAATGTGTGTGTGAGAAAATAATCAAAACTTTGTCTATCATGGGCCTGGTCATGAAACAGACCCAAGTAAGATTTTATTAACGTCACCCTAGGGTTTAGTTGGGGATTTCCCCTTCACAACATTTGAATGAGGTTGACATTGACATTTTGATCATGCCACATCAACATTGCCTGGCATGATGTGATGATGTCAATATTAGATAGACAATGAGACGATCATGGCAACATAAAAGTAATCATTCATCACCTTTTGAATGAGATGGGAATCTCaaccaggggggggggggggggggggggggggggggaggaggaggaggggggaTATTCATTGGTGACAAGCATGAAGCTTCTGAGGTATTGTCAGCTTGAGAACTTTAAGGATTGAGATCCCCTTGTTTGATCACCCTCAAGGGGACgaaagattctattattctTTCTTGACTGTATTAAGTTTATGTATACATTCCTAAAACTTGACTACAGTGTATATGTCTGTGAAAACGTAATTATAAGTTCTTTTTTATCGATTCATTACTTCAGTTGATTAGACTAGTATATGTTAATGTACAGATTGAGAACTTACCAAAAACTGCTTTAAACATTTTGCAGTGTGAAAGAACCAGAAATAGACATGCATCCGGAGAAGAGAGTCAAAGCTGCCTACCAAAAATATGAGGATGAACGTTTACCACAATTGAAAAAGGAGAACCCAAACCTAAGACTTTCACAGTTAAAACAAATGCTACGAAAAGATTGGATGAAGTCACCAGAAAACCCTTTGAATCAAAGGCTCATGCAATCATAGTCTGGATTAAATGATATATGGGACTTGGTTTGCTGATACCATGCGCATTGTCAATATTGAGCTTGAGCTGTAACATCTAAGTTGGAACAGGTAGAGCAGCATCTCAGCATCTGATAGCAGAACACTTACAGTCTAAATATTGGATTGTGATTAAATAGTTGCAGTGAAAATGCACAGTGTTCAGTGTAACAGAAACTGGTCAAAAAGACACCTATTGTTACTAATTTATCTGGCAGTAATCATAAGCTCACCCCTATCAATGTATTGTTAACTCGTCTGGTCCAAGGGAGGACCAAAGTGATGCTTATGCCATACCATGGTGTCCATCGTCCATAAATATATCAACAGTTTCTTTAAATTAACTAAATTTGACTGAAAGTATCCCCAGGTAGTGGGAATTCCAgtccaaattgtacaaatggtttgGCTGACACCCCTGTATTGCTATAGTGGCTTATTCTATtaatgacccccccccccccccccccccccctcccctctgTGATAAGGGTTAGGACCCTAAAATAAGATTTTGTCTTAATTTAAGGCCAAGTATTGGAAtcaagtcaaaggtcaaggtgattaGGCCAAAAGGACAAGGTCAAATTTAGCATCTTTTCACAGTGATGAAAATTTTGTTGGTAGGAATTAAATAAGAAGTCAACTCGCCAAAGATCCAGGTCATTagtcaaaagtcaaggtcatttgggcCAATGGGAAGTGTTCTGCCACAATCATTGTAATAggcaggtgagtgatacaggccctgtgggcctcttgttgcTAATTTATCTGGCAGTAAACGCACCCCTTTCTAATGCAGTTCAGGATACATGCCAAAAAAGCACATAAAATGTACCCCTATACAGAATTTACTTCAGTGATTATGTTTTCGGTTTATAGCAGGACAAATATGGATATGAagcaattttatttttgatttggttacATACCCAAAGTTTACCAAGATAACCTAATGTAGGCACTACCTAAATTGTGTAGGTCGGTATGTTCttctatttttagtaatagATCATGATCATATTATTGTCTTATTCAGGAAGACTGCATTTAATTTTGTGATAACACATACTATATAAAGACTGTTTACTTTTGTTTGTAATACAACATGAAATGTTTCCATTTTTTGCCATATCTCTGATGTTTTCCAATTAAAGTGCTAGATCTGTTATAtgacaataattatatttatgtattttatggaatagttttgatatatttaatgatatcaagCAATCATCATTAATTTTGGTTGTTTATTATacttatttatacattgtatatccaatTTGTAAATTGGTTCTAACCATGTTGAGTGTGAGATTTACGATGAGATGGATGTTAACACTGTACACCTGCTGCAAGTGATATACCAGAATGGACCAATTTGGTCAACATTGAGAGATTGTCTTTACTAAAGAAGAACATATGATGTGAATAAGGAAGTCAATTTCCCTTGTGTTTGTTTACTTCAAGTAATGATTTGAAATAGTTAGATATggatatttattataataaagtCAGACAAGTGGGGGACTTGCTATGGTAAgtcagtatttttattttttgcctTCTGCTTTGCGTATGAACTTGTCATGGATTTTTCTCTGTAACAACtcaaatgatatttaaattcttattggtataaaaatatatagcaTTATCTGAAAAGTGGCTGCCATACATTCCCTGTGTTCTGCTTGACCTCCAGTCATCGTCCTTGGTACTCCAGGTGTTACATCACTTTCGATCTCTGCAtcacatgtgtatacatatacaggtatgcATGTCATGAAAAAATTGATGTCTCAGTCACAGTCATCTTAAGGATGAAACAAAAATCGCTGTACCTTTAAATTGCCTGGCTTTGAACTTGGTTGTCACTCCTCTGTCATCTTCAAAAGAAATGCTTCAAGTTTAGCGATGGGCCATTTTTTTTCCTGACACCAATCAAATAGCTTGTTGTGTGCCTTTAGTTTTGCCATGACATAGTTTTGTCATGACATATTTCATTGGTACAGAAAGTGAAAGTGTACATACCCCTGAAGTATCAAGTACACAATGTTCCAAGATAGACACCATCACACCTgcatatttatgtatgtatatgataaaattaaaagtttttcttttcttgatatatatgtacatgtacaaacatgTCAATATAAAACAGTCTTCCTTTGTTATTTTTGGtcctatgtttatatatatatatatatatatagatatatacaatatgtaagtaTAACTGAAGACACACCTGTTAGTAAAGCATACACGCTTTCATCATAAAATCTTCAGCTGCTTTTTATCTTAGTAGGCATCTCGTTCAGTCAGAAAAATATTGATGACGACATACATTTAGTGTGTTAGTGTGTTGGCAGCCACATATGGTTACAGAGATGTCTACTAAGATGTAAAGCATCTGAAGATTTTAAGATGAAAGTGCTTATGCTTTACTAACAAGTGTTTCTTAAGTATTCTTTTTTAGATATACTTACCAGACACTGAGAACCAGAAAATGTGCACGGATGAGAGTTACATATAACTCAAAAGAATTCTTTCATCTGTTTCGGAAGGCATCACATGGCAGTTATATATGATCATAATACACATTTTTTTGGTCACTGAAACATAATCTGCACTCCATACCATGCAGTCTTTTGGAACAAAATAGGAATATTGACCTTTTGACAAATTCTGCACCAGTATTGGTCATGGAAAACAGGAATGTTTATGGTCAAGTGGAAGTTACTCCAATCCGAATATTTGTTTAGTCAAGATAATCATAccaacatcttttttttttgtattagaAAAAGGGAGTGATTTTGAGTGATATCTTTTTAAGTATAGACACAATGCATCACactcattttaaaaaatacttttttgatGCAAGGAATGCATGGCTCATAAGTTAAGATTGTTTTGGatcaaatatattttgctaCTATTTAAGTTCTGCTTGTAAATAGTTGTGCAAACATATacaattttgagactgataagaaaattaaaatggcttacatgttttattttgactgTTTATATTTCTCAGAACGCAGGTCTATGATCCTTCTTATACTTAAATTTAAGACTGATCATTGAAACAAAATAGCTGCCAGacagccatgttggatttttaaagttaaatattGTTATAGCCAGGTCATTCCTTCGAAAGCTTTtcattgatctttctcaaatttcatattctaAGATAGCTTGAATGAAGTTGTTCATGATCAATTCTTTGGACTGATGAAAGAAACAAAAACGCTGACAGTCAGCCAGCTTGGATTTCACGATTGAAGTTGGTTATTATTTCACAGAAAGTACCattgggatctttctcaaattaaaattttcctACCCTCTAAGGCCTGTTGTTGTCGtgtttaatattgatatgtatgttcaattttgagaaatagaaacaaatggCCTACAAGCAGCTAAtgctgtgatagctcagtcaaTTAGAGCGCCGGGTGAGAGATCATCAGGTGAAGATCCTTGGTGAGTGGTTTGATGCTAACTACCCTTTTCTTACGGAGCTGAGAAACGGGCAGGTCtatgctgtcatggttgtgtccttggtcAAGATTATGTTCCCTTATTGATCTGGTTGGCTTGTgacaggcctcctgtatgttgttcagtgaggtagtcaccaactactacaatgaaaCCCggcctcaaaatgacactggctgtgcACGATAAACCCAGTAAATAAGCAAACATActaattgtaaatatgtatgcCGACAGAGCACTGACTGAGATGAAACCTAGAGTCATGTATTCAGTAAGGCAGTAACCAACTAAAGTTTATCATCACTTTTTCCCATATTGTtctcatttttagctcacctgcctgaaGGGCAAGCGAccttatgccgtggtgcgtcgtccgccgtccgtccATCCGGAGTCAAccttttcatttaaacaacttcttctcaataacaaggaggtccagggacttgatatttggcctgtaacatcctggggtaaagggcta
The sequence above is drawn from the Pecten maximus chromosome 9, xPecMax1.1, whole genome shotgun sequence genome and encodes:
- the LOC117334424 gene encoding coiled-coil domain-containing protein 124-like isoform X1, whose protein sequence is MPKFQQLSLVPLKMPKKFKGENSKAVEAKARKAAVQHAEKEKREQALEDAYWKDDDKHNAKKTQRKDDKEKKRLEQLDRKKELQRLHDEEMNSIKSKASTGGSSKVTQSQIQNQIAMEKRLAQATATKGNALPDEVPIEENVNRLLPTEGEARSVEDALSVLSVKEPEIDMHPEKRVKAAYQKYEDERLPQLKKENPNLRLSQLKQMLRKDWMKSPENPLNQRLMQS
- the LOC117334424 gene encoding coiled-coil domain-containing protein 124-like isoform X2; the encoded protein is MPKKFKGENSKAVEAKARKAAVQHAEKEKREQALEDAYWKDDDKHNAKKTQRKDDKEKKRLEQLDRKKELQRLHDEEMNSIKSKASTGGSSKVTQSQIQNQIAMEKRLAQATATKGNALPDEVPIEENVNRLLPTEGEARSVEDALSVLSVKEPEIDMHPEKRVKAAYQKYEDERLPQLKKENPNLRLSQLKQMLRKDWMKSPENPLNQRLMQS